In the Drosophila willistoni isolate 14030-0811.24 chromosome 3R, UCI_dwil_1.1, whole genome shotgun sequence genome, atttttctttattgcaaaatttcaTAATGTAACATTTGcccaattgttgttttttcttacaGTTAATTACGAGCACgcacagacaaacacacacacacacagaaacgaACACTACTATACAACGAAATGTTTTAGAGACTGTTTCGATTTACACTGCACTTGCCTTGAAAAGTAAATTTCTATTTGCTGTTGGCTGGttcaaacaatttaaattgtttaaacaattttcacgAATTCCAATATCATCCGTTTCTATTGCGTTCTCAACTTTTAATGACGATTTTTTGATTAGTGTGAAGAAATGCGCGGATATGGAAAGGCCAGTGTTGGTGAATGCCTACATACAGTTGCGTTGCCAGACTGGTTGACTTAACTTTTctttgaaagtttaaaaatgGTCAAAACTGGTCGAATTAACAACTctgttttgaatatttttatattttctaatataataattactaTTTATCGGTTGTAAAGAATATTTTGGCGTATAAACGGAGTCGTACGAATTAGAGAAATacattacaaatataaataattaatgttaattgcaatttaaatgatttaataaaaagtagttataatatatgtactttTATATACAAAAGAAGGTATATTTATTActgaattaaaataaacaatgtctaaatttattattaaatgtaTTTGTTTCCTAGACCATCTGAATCTGCAATCGTCGTTTGGTGGTTTCCCGccgttttttctctcttttccgCCTAGCTTGGGTGGCCTCACGGAACAGTTGAACACCCTCACGTTGCTCCACTTCCGTCTGCAGGAGGGAGAGTCCATGCAGATTCCAACCCAGACAATCACGCAATTGGTTCACATCATTCTTTAATAAGCCAAGGATCTTGATGAGCAGGGGTTTCATTGTTTTGGTGGCTGCTATGGGTTTCATGTGCACCTTAAACAGGAATATTGTGACTCGACACAGCAACTCTAATTCGTCAGGACGTTGAGCTATCAGCACCGGAAGACGTTCGAGCACTTCGCACACCGTAGAAAAGGGCAGCAAAAGCAAAGCTTCCTCTAAATCAGAGGCACGTATGCGCATTAATGTAGTAACCAGGAAATCCGTGGGAGTCTTCACTTGCAGGGCCAGCATAAGGGGATGTACTTCAGGTTTCTCAGTGTCTTCCAATTCAAATTGCTTGGATATTTCTAGGCACTCCACAATGGAATCAGCTGCCTGTTCAGATCCAACTGTTTTGCGGGATGGCAACTTGAGGCCTGGCAAAAGCGGCACACTGTTATCCTCTCCTGTGGCCAATTGTTCATTCTCCATTTGCTCGCGTTCTTCCTCTTGGATATCCTTCAGAACAATCGTCTCCTCGGTGCGTTCAAATAAACGCAATGTACGATCCGATCCACAGGTGACCAAGTATCGACCATTGGGCGACACGGAGAGGGAATAAGCTTCACCAATGTGACCCGGCAGGGTGAGAATTTTGTCAAACGAATCTCCGTCCCATTGCTTAACTTTGCCATCCTTGCCACAGGTGAAGAACATATGAGTTTGGGGTATAAATTGCAATGACATCACCGAATCGTCATGGGCAAATATCGAACGATGGCAATCGCCAAAATTAAGACCCCAAATCTTGACATTTCGATCAGCTGAACCGGTGGCTATCAGTGTAGAATCATAGGAGATATCCAAACAAAGAACGGGCAGCTTGTGGCCATAGAGCGATAGATAGAATTTAAATGTGTCCAGGAAGAAGATTTTCACTGTCGAATCTAGCAGGCCCACCGCCAAATATTTCATATCCGGACTGACTCCCACACAAAGGACGGTTTCCTCTAGCTTCAGTGTATTCTTGTGTAAGAGAGACAGAACTTTTGTCTGTTCATTTGAATCAATCAATTCGTATGTCCATATTTTTATGGTGGAATCTCCACTGCCCGTGATGCAGCCTTTTTGATCAGGCAGCAAGGCAATAGACCATAACTCACTCTCGTGTGCTGGAATCTCTTCGACAATATCACCCGATCCCACATCCGCAATTAGCAGTTTGCCAGTCTTCATGCCCAGCAAAGCATACCGATCGCCTGGAACGAATCGCAGGCATAGAA is a window encoding:
- the LOC6649752 gene encoding WD repeat-containing protein 3, with translation MGLTKQYLAYRPVDSFNIISSGRANVNFAVVDRTEGRFVASPAAENVVVWDLRLGDRKLTLRREKFEVTALRVSPDHLHVAVGYADGTVQIFDITSPTYYNAIGSLALHKNAVSILRYDNQGMRLVSGGLDTELVVIDVVEQAGRQRLSGHNAAITDAHFLQRICEDSNNIVVSCSKDTQIKFWNLETQFCFKTIVDNRTEVWALAFLKDFMVAGAGESGMNVYRLKQREQGDRGTLESAVEGLSIDEEDSISPVSVVNCGVIQRASKGRCVSLVADPNERILSCHGTNDLIENFYICTEEEVKQRLAKRLKKAKKATTTTEEELSQELSLSDEIKRLESIKTKQKIKSIDVLLGLNKELRVLVSLANNSLSLYSLEASLKNRKPSDETSVKVLRSLTRLGHQSEVRSVSFTNDSLAIGSGAAESFKFWDREVMQCLRTVPTDYVLCLRFVPGDRYALLGMKTGKLLIADVGSGDIVEEIPAHESELWSIALLPDQKGCITGSGDSTIKIWTYELIDSNEQTKVLSLLHKNTLKLEETVLCVGVSPDMKYLAVGLLDSTVKIFFLDTFKFYLSLYGHKLPVLCLDISYDSTLIATGSADRNVKIWGLNFGDCHRSIFAHDDSVMSLQFIPQTHMFFTCGKDGKVKQWDGDSFDKILTLPGHIGEAYSLSVSPNGRYLVTCGSDRTLRLFERTEETIVLKDIQEEEREQMENEQLATGEDNSVPLLPGLKLPSRKTVGSEQAADSIVECLEISKQFELEDTEKPEVHPLMLALQVKTPTDFLVTTLMRIRASDLEEALLLLPFSTVCEVLERLPVLIAQRPDELELLCRVTIFLFKVHMKPIAATKTMKPLLIKILGLLKNDVNQLRDCLGWNLHGLSLLQTEVEQREGVQLFREATQARRKREKKRRETTKRRLQIQMV